Proteins encoded in a region of the Nicotiana tomentosiformis chromosome 9, ASM39032v3, whole genome shotgun sequence genome:
- the LOC138898345 gene encoding uncharacterized protein yields MRIAILGRNKLGFINGSCKRENYGPNLVDLWGRCNAIVFSWIMNCVSPELLSGIVYSSNAYVVWKDLKERFDKVDGSRIFQLHKEIATVSQETNAIVTYYSKFRSLWTEFDSLAPTPE; encoded by the coding sequence ATGCGAATTGCGATCCTAGGGCGTAACAAGCTAGGGTTCATCAATGGCAGTTGCAAGCGAGAAAATTACGGTCCAAATTTGGTTGATCTGTGGGGGAGGTGCAACGCAATTGTGTTTTCGTGGATTATGAATTGCGTATCACCGGAGTTACTCAGCGGAATTGTGTATTCCTCCAATGCATATGTGGTCTGGAAGGATCTGAAGGAAAGGTTTGACAAGGTTGATGGTTCTCGCATTTTCCAGTTGCACAAGGAGATTGCTACCGTGAGTCAGGAAACCAACGCTATTGTGACCTACTACTCAAAATTTCGATCACTTTGGACGGAGTTTGACAGCTTAGCTCCAACTCCTGAGTGA
- the LOC117278324 gene encoding uncharacterized mitochondrial protein AtMg00820-like gives MTDYVIPSQQKPYSISNSVCYSNLKPTYQAYLQAFSAVIEPRSFHEASQDKLWIEAMRAEIQAPEDNKTWELVQLPTRKKSIGCKWMYKVKYKADGTVERYKARLVAKSYNQREGLDFHETFSPVVKIETVRAVVSIAAGCS, from the coding sequence ATGACAGATTATGTCATTCCCTCACAGCAAAAACCTTATTCCATTAGCAATTCAGTATGTTACTCCAACTTGAAGCCAACTTATCAAGCATACTTGCAGGCTTTCTCTGCAGTAATTGAACCAAGATCCTTTCATGAAGCTTCCCAAGACAAGTTATGGATTGAAGCTATGAGAGCTGAAATTCAAGCTCCTGAAGATAATAAGACCTGGGAGTTGGTGCAATTGCCAACAAGGAAGAAGTCAATAGGTTGCAAATGGATGTACAAAGTAAAGTACAAGGCAGATGGCACTGTAGAAAGGTACAAAGCTAGGCTTGTGGCCAAGAGTTACAATCAAAGGGAAGGGCTTGATTTTCATGAAACCTTCTCCCCAGTGGTGAAGATAGAAACTGTTAGAGCTGTAGTTTCTATTGCTGCAGGCTGCAGCTGA